From Cyprinus carpio isolate SPL01 chromosome A7, ASM1834038v1, whole genome shotgun sequence, a single genomic window includes:
- the LOC109063078 gene encoding acidic leucine-rich nuclear phosphoprotein 32 family member A-like isoform X1: protein MDMKKRIHLELRNRTPSDVKELVLDNCRSNEGKIEGLTDEFEELEFLSTINVGLTSVANLPKLNKLKKLELSDNRISGGLEVLAEKCPNLTHLNLSGNKIKDLSTIEPLKKLESLKSLDLFNCEVTNLNDYRENVFKLLPQLTYLDGYDKEDKEAPDSDAEAYVEGLDDDEDDEDEGEEEEYDEDAAPGDEDEEEGEEDDEEEGEEEEEEDISGEEEEEEELNDGEVDDEEDVEEERGQKRKRELDEEGEEDDD from the exons ATGGATATGAAAAAGAGAATTCACCTGGAGTTGCGGAACCGGACGCCGTCAGAC GTAAAAGAGCTCGTGCTCGACAACTGTCGGTCAAATGAGGGCAAAATCGAGGGCCTCACCGATGAGTTTGAGGAACTGGAATTTTTAAGCACAATCAACGTAGGCTTAACATCAGTCGCCAACTTGCCGAAGCTAAACAAACTCAAAAAG CTTGAGCTTAGCGATAACAGAATCTCAGGGGGTCTGGAGGTACTGGCAGAGAAGTGTCCCAACCTCACCCATCTCAACCTCAGCGGCAACAAAATTAAAGACCTCAGCACCATCGAACCCCTG AAAAAATTGGAAAGCCTCAAAAGTTTAGACTTGTTCAACTGCGAGGTGACAAACCTGAATGACTACAGAGAAAACGTCTTCAAGCTGCTCCCTCAGTTGACGTATCTGGACGGCTATGACAAAGAGGATAAAGAAGCCCCCGACTCTGACGCCGAAGCTTACGTCGAAGGCCTAGACGACGACGAGGACGATGAAGATG AGGGAGAAGAGGAGGAGTATGATGAAGATGCAGCTCCAGgagatgaggatgaagaagagggagaggaggatgatgaggaagagggagaagaggaggaagaagaggacaTCAGCGGAGAG gaagaggaggaggaagagttaAATGACGGCGAGGTAGATGATGAGGAAGACGTTG aggaGGAGCGGGGtcagaagaggaaaagagagctGGATGAGGAAGGGGAGGAAGATGATGACTGA
- the LOC109063078 gene encoding acidic leucine-rich nuclear phosphoprotein 32 family member A-like isoform X2 codes for MPFCWVIIKVKELVLDNCRSNEGKIEGLTDEFEELEFLSTINVGLTSVANLPKLNKLKKLELSDNRISGGLEVLAEKCPNLTHLNLSGNKIKDLSTIEPLKKLESLKSLDLFNCEVTNLNDYRENVFKLLPQLTYLDGYDKEDKEAPDSDAEAYVEGLDDDEDDEDEGEEEEYDEDAAPGDEDEEEGEEDDEEEGEEEEEEDISGEEEEEEELNDGEVDDEEDVEEERGQKRKRELDEEGEEDDD; via the exons ATGCCCTTTTGCTGGGTCATCATAAAG GTAAAAGAGCTCGTGCTCGACAACTGTCGGTCAAATGAGGGCAAAATCGAGGGCCTCACCGATGAGTTTGAGGAACTGGAATTTTTAAGCACAATCAACGTAGGCTTAACATCAGTCGCCAACTTGCCGAAGCTAAACAAACTCAAAAAG CTTGAGCTTAGCGATAACAGAATCTCAGGGGGTCTGGAGGTACTGGCAGAGAAGTGTCCCAACCTCACCCATCTCAACCTCAGCGGCAACAAAATTAAAGACCTCAGCACCATCGAACCCCTG AAAAAATTGGAAAGCCTCAAAAGTTTAGACTTGTTCAACTGCGAGGTGACAAACCTGAATGACTACAGAGAAAACGTCTTCAAGCTGCTCCCTCAGTTGACGTATCTGGACGGCTATGACAAAGAGGATAAAGAAGCCCCCGACTCTGACGCCGAAGCTTACGTCGAAGGCCTAGACGACGACGAGGACGATGAAGATG AGGGAGAAGAGGAGGAGTATGATGAAGATGCAGCTCCAGgagatgaggatgaagaagagggagaggaggatgatgaggaagagggagaagaggaggaagaagaggacaTCAGCGGAGAG gaagaggaggaggaagagttaAATGACGGCGAGGTAGATGATGAGGAAGACGTTG aggaGGAGCGGGGtcagaagaggaaaagagagctGGATGAGGAAGGGGAGGAAGATGATGACTGA